The proteins below come from a single Eucalyptus grandis isolate ANBG69807.140 chromosome 3, ASM1654582v1, whole genome shotgun sequence genomic window:
- the LOC104431086 gene encoding LRR receptor-like serine/threonine-protein kinase EFR yields MLTGEIPSSIGNLTLLNRFYLPFNHFYGEIPQSLGNCRQLIELELSNNNLSGSIPREVLGLSTISIIFSLAHNQLNGSLPSQVGSLINLGKLDLSYNKLIGPIPSSIGKCLVLGWLSLAFNSFHGEIPLALSTLRGLQELDVSHNNLSGEIPSFLTQLTDLKYLNLSSNKLEGEVPKQGVFLNASVVSIFENRNLCGGIVELNLPPCKSNTSKPLWTNKVRVIATVMAVLSYFILHLCLFIFWYQKKKLKKNTSSIEFPFKQNFLMVSYEELFRASDGFSEINVIGKGRYGTIYKATTQEGRLVAVKVLNLGHIGALKSFVSECRTLGLYDTEIS; encoded by the coding sequence ATGCTAACGGGAGAGATTCCATCATCGATCGGTAATTTGACTTTATTGAATCGCTTTTACCTGCCGTTCAACCACTTCTACGGGGAAATACCGCAGAGTCTTGGTAACTGTAGGCAGCTAATTGAGCTCGAGCTTTCCAATAATAATCTGAGTGGTTCAATCCCAAGGGAGGTTCTTGGCCTTTCTACTATTTCGATTATCTTTAGCTTGGCACATAACCAGTTGAACGGATCTCTCCCGTCTCAAGTTGGGTCCTTGATCAATCTTGGCAAATTGGATCTATCTTACAATAAGCTGATTGGACCAATTCCTAGCTCCATTGGCAAGTGCTTAGTATTGGGGTGGCTCAGCTTAGCATTCAATTCGTTTCATGGCGAAATTCCTCTGGCTTTAAGCACATTACGAGGCTTACAAGAGTTGGATGTTTCCCATAACAACTTATCTGGTGAAATCCCGAGCTTTCTCACTCAACTTACAGATCTAAAGTACTTGAATCTATCTTCAAACAAGCTTGAAGGAGAGGTTCCGAAGCAAGGAGTATTTCTCAATGCTAGTGTAGTGTCCATCTTTGAGAATAGGAATCTCTGTGGAGGTATTGTAGAACTAAACCTTCCTCCTTGCAAATCAAATACCTCTAAACCATTATGGACCAACAAAGTTAGAGTAATCGCCACAGTGATGGCCGTCTTGTCATACTTCATTTTGCATCTTTgtctatttatcttttggtatcagaaaaagaagttgaaaaagaatACCTCTTCAATTGAATTTCCattcaaacaaaattttttgATGGTCTCTTATGAGGAGCTCTTTAGAGCCTCAGATGGATTCTCTGAGATCAATGTGATCGGTAAAGGGAGATATGGTACTATCTATAAAGCAACCACACAAGAAGGCCGCTTGGTGGCGGTTAAAGTGCTCAACTTGGGCCACATAGGTGCTTTGAAGAGCTTCGTCTCGGAATGTCGAACCTTAGGGCTATACGACACCGAAATCTCGTGA